A stretch of Pelecanus crispus isolate bPelCri1 chromosome 3, bPelCri1.pri, whole genome shotgun sequence DNA encodes these proteins:
- the PPM1B gene encoding protein phosphatase 1B isoform X3, with translation MGAFLDKPKTEKHNAHGAGNGLRYGLSSMQGWRVEMEDAHTAVVGIPHGLEDWSFFAVYDGHAGSRVANYCSTHLLEHITNNEDFRATEKPGSALEPSVENVKSGIRTGFLKIDEYMRNFSDLRNGMDRSGSTAVGVMISPEHVYFINCGDSRAVLYRNGQVCFSTQDHKPCNPREKERIQNAGGSVMIQRVNGSLAVSRALGDYDYKCVDGKGPTEQLVSPEPEVCEILRAEEDEFIILACDGIWDVMSNEELCEFVKSRLEVSDDLEKVCNWVVDTCLHKGSRDNMSIVLVCFSNAPKVSDEAVKKDAELDKYLESRVEEIMEKSGEEGMPDLAHVIRILTAENIPNLPPGGGLAGKRNIIEAVYSRLNPHRENEGGAGDLEDPW, from the exons ATGGGTGCATTTTTGGATAAaccaaaaactgaaaaacataatGCTCATGGTGCAGGGAATGGTTTGCGTTACGGCCTCAGCAGTATGCAGGGATGGAGAGTGGAAATGGAAGATGCTCACACAGCTGTTGTAGGTATTCCCCATGGCTTAGAGGACTGGTCCTTTTTTGCTGTCTATGATGGTCACGCGGGATCTCGTGTTGCAAATTATTGCTCCACGCACTTATTAGAACACATCACTAACAATGAAGACTTCAGGGCGACGGAAAAACCTGGATCTGCTCTTGAACCTTCAGTGGAAAATGTCAAAAGTGGAATCAGAACTGGCTTTTTGAAAATCGATGAGTATATGCGCAATTTCTCAGACCTCAGAAATGGGATGGACAGAAGTGGCTCAACAGCAGTGGGAGTTATGATTTCACCTGAGCATGTATACTTTATCAATTGTGGTGATTCACGTGCTGTTCTCTATAGGAATGGACAAGTCTGTTTTTCAACACAGGATCACAAACCTTGCAACCCAAGGGAGAAAGAGCGAATCCAGAACGCAGGAGGCAGTGTAATGATTCAACGTGTTAATGGTTCACTGGCAGTTTCTCGAGCTCTGGGGGACTATGACTACAAATGTGTTGATGGTAAAGGCCCCACAGAACAACTTGTTTCTCCAGAGCCTGAGGTTTGTGAAATTTTAAGGGCAGAAGAAGATGAATTTATCATCTTGGCTTGTGATGGAATCTGGGATGTAATGAGCAATGAAGAGCTCTGTGAATTTGTTAAGTCTAGACTTGAAGTATCAGATGACCTGGAAAAAGTGTGCAATTGGGTAGTGGACACTTGTTTACATAAG GGGAGTCGTGATAACATGAGTATCGTActagtttgtttttcaaatgctcCTAAGGTCTCAGATGAAGCAGTGAAAAAAGATGCCGAGTTGGATAAGTACTTGGAATCACGGGTTGAAG AAATTATGGAAAAATCGGGTGAAGAAGGAATGCCTGACCTTGCTCATGTTATTCGTATTTTAACTGCGGAGAATATCCCTAATTTACCACCAGGAGGTGGTTTAGCTGGAAA
- the PPM1B gene encoding protein phosphatase 1B isoform X4: protein MGAFLDKPKTEKHNAHGAGNGLRYGLSSMQGWRVEMEDAHTAVVGIPHGLEDWSFFAVYDGHAGSRVANYCSTHLLEHITNNEDFRATEKPGSALEPSVENVKSGIRTGFLKIDEYMRNFSDLRNGMDRSGSTAVGVMISPEHVYFINCGDSRAVLYRNGQVCFSTQDHKPCNPREKERIQNAGGSVMIQRVNGSLAVSRALGDYDYKCVDGKGPTEQLVSPEPEVCEILRAEEDEFIILACDGIWDVMSNEELCEFVKSRLEVSDDLEKVCNWVVDTCLHKGSRDNMSIVLVCFSNAPKVSDEAVKKDAELDKYLESRVEEIMEKSGEEGMPDLAHVIRILTAENIPNLPPGGGLAGKVLEI, encoded by the exons ATGGGTGCATTTTTGGATAAaccaaaaactgaaaaacataatGCTCATGGTGCAGGGAATGGTTTGCGTTACGGCCTCAGCAGTATGCAGGGATGGAGAGTGGAAATGGAAGATGCTCACACAGCTGTTGTAGGTATTCCCCATGGCTTAGAGGACTGGTCCTTTTTTGCTGTCTATGATGGTCACGCGGGATCTCGTGTTGCAAATTATTGCTCCACGCACTTATTAGAACACATCACTAACAATGAAGACTTCAGGGCGACGGAAAAACCTGGATCTGCTCTTGAACCTTCAGTGGAAAATGTCAAAAGTGGAATCAGAACTGGCTTTTTGAAAATCGATGAGTATATGCGCAATTTCTCAGACCTCAGAAATGGGATGGACAGAAGTGGCTCAACAGCAGTGGGAGTTATGATTTCACCTGAGCATGTATACTTTATCAATTGTGGTGATTCACGTGCTGTTCTCTATAGGAATGGACAAGTCTGTTTTTCAACACAGGATCACAAACCTTGCAACCCAAGGGAGAAAGAGCGAATCCAGAACGCAGGAGGCAGTGTAATGATTCAACGTGTTAATGGTTCACTGGCAGTTTCTCGAGCTCTGGGGGACTATGACTACAAATGTGTTGATGGTAAAGGCCCCACAGAACAACTTGTTTCTCCAGAGCCTGAGGTTTGTGAAATTTTAAGGGCAGAAGAAGATGAATTTATCATCTTGGCTTGTGATGGAATCTGGGATGTAATGAGCAATGAAGAGCTCTGTGAATTTGTTAAGTCTAGACTTGAAGTATCAGATGACCTGGAAAAAGTGTGCAATTGGGTAGTGGACACTTGTTTACATAAG GGGAGTCGTGATAACATGAGTATCGTActagtttgtttttcaaatgctcCTAAGGTCTCAGATGAAGCAGTGAAAAAAGATGCCGAGTTGGATAAGTACTTGGAATCACGGGTTGAAG AAATTATGGAAAAATCGGGTGAAGAAGGAATGCCTGACCTTGCTCATGTTATTCGTATTTTAACTGCGGAGAATATCCCTAATTTACCACCAGGAGGTGGTTTAGCTGGAAA